The proteins below come from a single Serratia ficaria genomic window:
- a CDS encoding TetR/AcrR family transcriptional regulator, giving the protein MGRQRSIDRDKVLDVAEEIVATQGAAGLTIDSVAKAMGISKGGVQYCFGSKDALIDAMFDRWGKAYDRVFDAIAGEDPSAITSVRAHMQATCSSDQASSAKAAGLMATLIQTPEHLESSRAWYRSRIAGLDLRSEEGKRARLAFLATEGAFMLRYFGLMDIDQAEWETMFTDMQALILDPK; this is encoded by the coding sequence ATGGGGCGTCAACGCAGCATCGATCGCGACAAGGTTCTGGACGTGGCCGAAGAGATAGTCGCCACCCAGGGCGCCGCCGGCCTGACCATTGATTCCGTCGCCAAGGCGATGGGCATCTCCAAAGGCGGAGTGCAATATTGCTTCGGCAGTAAGGACGCGCTGATCGATGCGATGTTCGATCGCTGGGGCAAGGCTTACGACCGGGTATTCGACGCCATTGCCGGTGAGGATCCTTCGGCCATCACCAGCGTCAGGGCGCATATGCAGGCGACCTGCAGTTCGGATCAGGCCTCCAGCGCCAAGGCGGCGGGGCTGATGGCGACGTTGATCCAGACGCCGGAACACCTGGAAAGCTCGCGCGCATGGTATCGCAGCCGCATCGCCGGGCTGGATCTGCGCAGCGAAGAGGGCAAGCGCGCGCGGCTGGCTTTTCTGGCCACCGAAGGGGCTTTCATGCTGCGTTACTTTGGCTTAATGGATATCGATCAGGCTGAATGGGAAACGATGTTCACCGATATGCAGGCGTTGATTCTGGACCCCAAATAG